CCCTCGCCCTCGCCCTCGAATTCCTCATCGGGATCGGGGCGCTCAACGACACGGAGATGAACAACGTGTTCATCGGCATCGCGCTCAGCCTCGCGCTCCTGACGGTGCTGACCGGCGTCGTCCTGTTCGTCGTGTCGACGATCCGGCGCGCGCTCTGAGCGGGTCGGGTCGGCGCTCACGGGTCGGGATTGCGGTCGAAGGACCGAACCGTCGAACGCGCCTCTCCTCTCCCACCGTCCGCGTCAGGTCAACTCGACGTCGGCGACGTCGAAGTGCCGTCGGGCGAGCGTCCGCGCCCGCTCGATGTTCCGCCCGTCGACCCCGATGGCGACGCCGCGATCCTCCTGGGCGACCTCGGCGTACGCCACCACGTCCCTGTTCCGGCTGATCGTGACGTTGTACACCGCCGCCGGCGCGAGGGCGTTCGCGACGAACGCCTCGGGCGTGTCGGCGTCCTCGACGAGTTCGACCCGCCGACCCAACCGCTCTTCGACCGCCTTGACGTGCCGACCGTTCGGGCCGATCGCCCGCGCCATGTCGCCGGGCGGGACGAGGTAGACGACCCGGTCGTACTCGTCGTCGACGAGGCAGTCGCGGGCGGCGACGTCCGTCACGTCCTCGAACAGCGCGATGTACCGACGGGCCGCGTCCGAGAGGGTGACGCCCATCGGCTCAGTCGGCGTCGGCGCGCTTCCCGTCGCGCTCTACCGTCCCCATCCGCAGGTTCACGTCGCCGGTGCCCAGCCGGATCGGCTTGCCGACGATGACGTTCTCCGTCACGCCGTCCAGGTCGTCCACCTCGCCGTGGATGGCCGCGTCGAGCAGGTGGTTGACGGTCACCTCGAACGCCGCGCGGGCGAGCACGGAGTCCTTGTTCCCGGAGATCCCGTGTCGGCCGATCGACTCGATCTCGCCGCGGTTCGTCATGATGTCCGCGACGAGCATCAGGTGGCGGATGTTCACGTCACCCAGCCCCTGCTCCTCCAGCGTGTTCATCGTCTCCTCGATGATGGTCTCGCGGGCGGCCTCGATACCGAGCTGCCGGTGGACCTCGTGGATGTTGTTACACGTCGCGCGCGACGCGTCGACGCCCTCGATGTCGAGGACCTTCCCGAACGCCGATCCCTCGGTGTAGAGGACGAACTCCTCGTCGCCGTCGTCGGTCTCCTCCTTCCGGATGACGACGCGGTTGACCTCGTCGATGCCTTTGAAGACGATGTCGCGCAGTTCCTCGACCAGCTGGAGGAGCCCGCGGTAGCTCGGCTCCTCGGGGCCGAACTCGATGACCGTCGGCTGCGGACGGGCGGTCTCGACGCCGAGGTCGCCCTCGATGGTCGCCGCGATCTCCCCGACGATCTCCTCGGTCGCGTCCACGGTCGGCCAGCGCTCGTGGAGCGTCTCCTCGTTGAGGTCGATCCGCACCAGCATGTCCGCCACGTTGGTCGAGACGTCCCCGAGCGCGAGGACGCGCGTCGCCTCCACCTTCCAGACGACCTCGTGGGCGCGCTCGCGGTCGGTCGCGTACTCGTCCTCGAGGTAGACCGTCATCATCGGCGTGTCCGGCGTCTTCCGGGCGTCCACCAGCTCGATGAGCCGGGGGAGCCCCTGCGTGACGTCGATCTCCGCGACGCCCGCGTAGTGGAAGGTGTTCATCGTCATCTGTGTACCGGGTTCACCGATCGACTGCGCGCTCACGGTCCCGACGGGGTCGAGCGGATCGACGCGCGTGTCGATATAGCGGTCCTCGACGCGCTCTGCGATCTCCGTCGCGGTGTCGAGATCGGAGACGCCCTTCTCCTCGATGACGCGGTACACCTCGTCCTTGAGCCGTCGCGGGAGGTCCGTCCCCTCGACGACCGTCTTCACGTCGTCTTGCGTTGCTGCCATCAGTCGTCACCCAGTGCGAAGTGGTCCATGTGTTCAGAGAGGTTGGTCTGCCTGTCCTGGGCGGCCAGGAACTCCTCTCCCTCGTCCTCGAACTCCGCGGCGAGGACGCGATCCGCGATGTCGTCGACGTCGATGTCGTTGTCCGCCGACGAGGAGACGTGCACCGGGCTGGTGCCGTCCTCGCCGAACTCGAACTGCACGATGGTGTCGCTGGTGTCGCGCACCGTCCCGTCGTACTGCGTCTCCAGTTCGGACAGCGCGTTGATGAGCCGCCGCTGGAGGTACCCGGACTTCGACGTGCGAACCGCCGTGTCGACCAGCC
The Halomarina pelagica DNA segment above includes these coding regions:
- a CDS encoding NusA-like transcription termination signal-binding factor; this translates as MGVTLSDAARRYIALFEDVTDVAARDCLVDDEYDRVVYLVPPGDMARAIGPNGRHVKAVEERLGRRVELVEDADTPEAFVANALAPAAVYNVTISRNRDVVAYAEVAQEDRGVAIGVDGRNIERARTLARRHFDVADVELT
- the rpoA2 gene encoding DNA-directed RNA polymerase subunit A'' produces the protein MAATQDDVKTVVEGTDLPRRLKDEVYRVIEEKGVSDLDTATEIAERVEDRYIDTRVDPLDPVGTVSAQSIGEPGTQMTMNTFHYAGVAEIDVTQGLPRLIELVDARKTPDTPMMTVYLEDEYATDRERAHEVVWKVEATRVLALGDVSTNVADMLVRIDLNEETLHERWPTVDATEEIVGEIAATIEGDLGVETARPQPTVIEFGPEEPSYRGLLQLVEELRDIVFKGIDEVNRVVIRKEETDDGDEEFVLYTEGSAFGKVLDIEGVDASRATCNNIHEVHRQLGIEAARETIIEETMNTLEEQGLGDVNIRHLMLVADIMTNRGEIESIGRHGISGNKDSVLARAAFEVTVNHLLDAAIHGEVDDLDGVTENVIVGKPIRLGTGDVNLRMGTVERDGKRADAD